GCCCTGTGGGCGGGCCTGCAGGAAGATCACGATGATGACGAACAGGATCACCTTGGCCAGCGATGCCGTGGTGTTGTACTCGATCACCGAGTTCAGGAAGCCGATGCCGAACGCGGCGATCACCGTTCCCTTGATCTGGCCGAGGCCACCGACAACGACCACCAGGAACGCATCGATCAGATAGGCCTGACCGATCGTCGGACTGGTGGAGCCGATCAGCGTCAGCGCCACACCCGCGACGCCGGCCAGACCCGACCCGATGAAGAAGGTCGTGATATCGGTCTTGCGTGACGAGATGCCACTGGTCTCGGCGAGATCGCGATTCTGCACCACCGCCCTGATCCGCCGGCCCATCGGGCTGGCCTTGAGCGCGACGGCCAGCGCGGTGACGCACGCGACGGCCAGCACCAGGATGAAGATGCGGGTCTTGGGCACGACGGCACCGAAGATCTCGAAGCCGCCGGACAACCAGGACGGGGCGATGACGTTGACCGCCGGCGCGCCGAAGATGTCACGCGCCAGCTGCTGCAGGACGAGTCCCACGCCGAAGGTCACCAGCAGGGTGTCCAACGGCCGGTGGTACATCCGCTGGATCAGGGTGACTTCCAGTAGGACACCGAACAATCCGCCGATGACGAAGCCGACGATCAGCGAGATGATCAGCGAAACACCGGCATTGGAGATGATCTGCTGCACGACGAATGTCGTGTAACAACCGGCCATGATGAATTCGCCATGCGCCATGTTGATGACGCCCATCTGACCGAACGTGAGGGACAGGCCGAGTGCAGCCAGCAACAGGATCGAGCCGAGGCTCAATCCTGTTGCCAGCTGTCCGATGAGGACATCCATACCGTTATTACCCGGACAGCCCGGCGGCCCACGGGTAGGACTTCAGGTACGGGTCCGGCTCGATGGGCGCGGGAGATTCCCACACGGTGTAGATCAGGCCGTCGGGCTTGATCTCACCGATGCGGGCGGTCTTGGTGATGTGGTTGTTCTCACCGTCGATGGTGACCTTGCCTTCGGGGGCATCGAAGCTCACGCCACCGGCGTTGTCCTGAATTGCCTTGACGTCGAACGACCCTGCCTTCTCGACGGTGTTCTTCCACAGGTGCACCGAGACGTAGGCGGCCTCCATCGGATCGGAGGTGGGCTTGTTCGCGCCGTACGCCTTCTTGTATGCGGCGACGAACGCATCGTTCACCGGGGTGTCGATGGTCTGGTAGTAGTTCCACGCCGTCAGCTGATCGGTGATGTTCTGCA
This DNA window, taken from Mycolicibacterium neoaurum, encodes the following:
- the urtB gene encoding urea ABC transporter permease subunit UrtB, which produces MDVLIGQLATGLSLGSILLLAALGLSLTFGQMGVINMAHGEFIMAGCYTTFVVQQIISNAGVSLIISLIVGFVIGGLFGVLLEVTLIQRMYHRPLDTLLVTFGVGLVLQQLARDIFGAPAVNVIAPSWLSGGFEIFGAVVPKTRIFILVLAVACVTALAVALKASPMGRRIRAVVQNRDLAETSGISSRKTDITTFFIGSGLAGVAGVALTLIGSTSPTIGQAYLIDAFLVVVVGGLGQIKGTVIAAFGIGFLNSVIEYNTTASLAKVILFVIIVIFLQARPQGLFTVRTRSLV